The following proteins are encoded in a genomic region of Arachis ipaensis cultivar K30076 chromosome B02, Araip1.1, whole genome shotgun sequence:
- the LOC107627269 gene encoding uncharacterized protein LOC107627269, producing the protein MDPGSSADVLFYSIYQNMKLSDKALQPSIGELVDFSGERVPIRGYIWLQTSLGNYPDCKTLDIQYLVVDYKSPYNIILGRPSLNAFHAIVLTIHLCVKFFSQDNKVVTIDANQKEARQCYNTSLKVNPSRQADEQYVQAESLPTLANLDPRTNLQDRPMPTDALTKIKLTNDEDKHTYIGDALQEQAKEHLIKLLQQNINLFAWTPTDMSGIDPNVICHRLAINPSIQPIAQKKRHLGIDKKEASLEETQKLLNAGFIKKLRFTS; encoded by the coding sequence ATGGACCCAGGTAGTAGCGCCGATGTACTTTTCTATTCAATATACCAAAATATGAAACTAAGTGACAAAGCTCTCCAACCATCTATAGGAGAACTGGTAGATTTCTCAGGTGAGCGTGTTCCAATTCGAGGTTATATATGGTTACAAACATCACTAGGCAATTACCCTGATTGTAAAACTTTAGATATCCAATACCTAGTTGTGGACTACAAAAGCCCATATAATATCATCTTAGGCAGACCTTCTTTAAATGCTTTTCATGCTATTGTTTTGACTATACATTTGTGTGTCAAGTTTTTCTCACAAGATAACAAAGTCGTCACCATCGACGCTAACCAAAAAGAGGCCAGACAATGCTATAACACAAGCCTCAAGGTAAACCCTTCAAGACAAGCCGACGAGCAGTACGTACAAGCGGAGAGCCTACCTACTTTAGCAAATCTAGACCCTCGAACAAACCTACAAGACCGACCTATGCCTACAGACgccttaacaaaaataaaattgacaAACGATGAAGACAAGCACACCTATATTGGAGATGCTTTACAAGAGCAAGCAAAGGAACACCTTATCAAACTACTGCAGCAAAACATCAACTTGTTTGCCTGGACTCCGACAGACATGTCAGGTATTGACCCAAATGTCATTTGCCATAGACTTGCTATCAACCCATCAATCCAACCTATAGCCCAGAAAAAGCGTCACCTTGGTATAGACAAGAAGGAAGCCTCCTTAGAAGAAACTCAGAAACTACTCAATGCTGGATTCATAAAGAAACTCAGATTCACAAGTTAG